A region of Saccharococcus thermophilus DNA encodes the following proteins:
- a CDS encoding DUF6449 domain-containing protein: protein MPSKILSFNRGFFVQNLRSVGWIGIVHFLLWFAAIPLQLLMAYSQQKDSGIFPEWESLYSISAEFQTMIVFTLPVLLATLLFRYMQGKQSSDFMHSLPVQRAELFCQQAVFGVGLVVLPIALISLLTIVCRYGLSFSMPLTVGDIVRWTWETAIMELFVFAASVFVGMMTGMSTLQVVFTYILFLFPAGITVLLLTNTSFLLVGFPADYYLSKNLEEIVPFFRYLRLEAAPLTAGELLAYLLLIMLFLIFAIWLYQKRHSEAATQTLAFPVLRPVFKYGVAFCTMLLGGFYFGVTQNQFSWIVFGYITFSFIGFFVAEMIIEKTWRVFYKWKGYAYFAAAMVVIGILVHLDITGYEKRLPALEDIRQVYFGSSVYDFVENGERSYEPFEQENQFLKEKENIHAVYAFHQQLVKDQPRSFPSEAQRQVVIGYVLKDGKRMIRQYHVPSDQYFSYFQPILESKEYKKNYYLLLRDQGYSPIRQISFRSPKTNEKTLTIIEPKQIDSFIEALKTDLMEEPASSMLDSDNVWEGGIELLQSDGDIIHVEWKKTYTHINQWLEEHKLLSKARDDME, encoded by the coding sequence ATGCCATCGAAAATATTATCGTTTAACCGCGGGTTTTTTGTGCAAAATCTTCGCAGCGTCGGCTGGATTGGCATCGTGCATTTTTTGCTTTGGTTCGCCGCTATTCCGCTGCAATTATTGATGGCTTACTCCCAGCAGAAAGATAGCGGTATTTTTCCAGAATGGGAAAGCTTATACAGCATTTCCGCAGAGTTTCAAACGATGATCGTTTTTACGCTGCCGGTGTTGTTAGCCACACTGTTATTTCGTTACATGCAAGGAAAACAATCCTCTGATTTTATGCATAGCTTGCCTGTGCAGCGAGCAGAGTTGTTTTGCCAGCAAGCCGTGTTTGGAGTAGGACTTGTTGTCCTCCCGATCGCGCTTATTTCATTGCTTACCATCGTTTGTCGCTATGGATTAAGTTTTTCCATGCCGCTGACCGTAGGTGACATCGTCCGCTGGACGTGGGAAACGGCTATTATGGAACTGTTTGTTTTTGCCGCTAGTGTGTTTGTCGGCATGATGACAGGCATGTCGACTCTTCAGGTCGTATTTACTTACATTTTGTTTTTATTCCCGGCAGGCATCACTGTTTTGTTATTGACCAATACTTCGTTTTTATTGGTTGGCTTCCCGGCTGATTATTATTTATCGAAAAATCTGGAGGAAATTGTTCCGTTTTTCCGCTATTTACGGCTTGAAGCAGCACCGTTGACAGCGGGCGAATTGCTTGCTTATTTGCTTTTGATTATGTTGTTCCTTATTTTCGCGATTTGGCTGTACCAAAAACGGCATAGCGAGGCGGCGACGCAGACGCTGGCGTTTCCGGTGCTCCGTCCGGTCTTTAAGTACGGCGTCGCTTTTTGTACGATGCTTCTTGGCGGTTTTTATTTCGGCGTTACACAAAACCAGTTTTCCTGGATTGTGTTCGGATATATCACCTTCTCATTTATCGGCTTTTTTGTTGCCGAAATGATTATCGAAAAAACGTGGCGCGTTTTCTATAAGTGGAAAGGGTACGCTTATTTTGCCGCGGCAATGGTGGTCATTGGCATTTTGGTTCATCTGGATATAACCGGATATGAAAAACGGCTGCCGGCTCTAGAGGATATCCGCCAAGTCTATTTCGGCAGTTCCGTCTATGATTTTGTTGAAAATGGCGAACGTTCGTATGAGCCATTTGAGCAAGAAAACCAGTTTTTAAAGGAAAAAGAAAACATTCACGCCGTCTACGCATTTCACCAACAGTTAGTCAAAGATCAGCCAAGATCGTTTCCGTCTGAGGCGCAGCGACAAGTCGTCATCGGCTATGTGCTAAAGGACGGCAAGCGGATGATCCGCCAATACCATGTGCCTAGCGATCAGTATTTTTCCTATTTCCAACCAATTTTAGAATCGAAAGAGTATAAGAAAAACTATTATTTATTGCTCCGCGATCAAGGATATTCGCCGATTCGCCAAATCTCCTTCCGCAGTCCAAAGACGAACGAGAAAACGTTGACGATCATCGAGCCGAAACAAATTGATTCGTTTATTGAAGCGTTAAAAACGGATTTAATGGAAGAGCCGGCAAGCTCCATGCTGGACAGCGACAACGTATGGGAAGGGGGTATCGAACTGCTGCAAAGCGACGGCGATATCATCCATGTTGAATGGAAAAAAACGTATACACATATCAATCAGTGGCTTGAGGAACATAAGTTGCTTTCAAAAGCACGAGACGACATGGAGTGA
- a CDS encoding ABC transporter ATP-binding protein — protein MIHLTNVTKTFDRFQAVRGVNMAVQKGRIYGLLGSNGAGKTTLLKMMAGIIRPDHGTVLIDGEEVWENPEIKRRILFLPDHVYFFPQTTIEQMAAFYESVYPSFHRERFTRLQELFLLDPRKKIHQFSKGMQRQAAFWLAFSTMPDVLVMDEPLDGLDAVVRQKVKNIIIQEVAEREMTVVISSHNLREMEDLCDCIGILHEGEMLFEKELDAMKTDIHKIQVAFRNGIPKQFTEQLDIVYEEQRGSVLLLIVRGEKQEIVSYIKPFQPLIFDILPLTLEEIFIYEMGDVGYAIENIIV, from the coding sequence ATGATTCACTTGACGAACGTAACGAAAACATTTGACCGCTTTCAAGCGGTTCGCGGAGTGAACATGGCAGTTCAAAAAGGAAGAATTTACGGCCTGCTCGGTTCCAATGGCGCGGGAAAAACGACATTGCTAAAGATGATGGCTGGCATTATCCGTCCTGATCATGGCACAGTGCTCATTGATGGGGAAGAAGTATGGGAAAATCCAGAAATAAAGCGGCGAATCCTATTTTTGCCGGATCATGTATATTTTTTCCCGCAAACAACAATCGAACAAATGGCCGCGTTTTATGAAAGCGTCTATCCATCTTTTCATCGGGAGCGGTTTACAAGATTACAAGAATTATTTTTGCTCGACCCGCGCAAAAAAATTCACCAGTTTTCGAAAGGAATGCAGCGTCAAGCCGCGTTTTGGCTCGCCTTTTCGACGATGCCGGACGTGCTCGTCATGGATGAACCGCTTGATGGGCTCGATGCGGTCGTTAGACAAAAAGTGAAAAATATTATCATCCAAGAGGTCGCCGAGCGCGAAATGACGGTCGTTATTTCTTCGCATAACTTGCGGGAGATGGAAGATCTTTGCGACTGTATCGGCATTTTGCATGAGGGAGAAATGCTGTTTGAAAAAGAGCTGGATGCGATGAAAACCGATATCCATAAAATTCAAGTCGCTTTTCGGAATGGAATTCCAAAGCAATTTACCGAGCAGCTTGATATCGTTTACGAAGAGCAGCGCGGCAGCGTTCTTCTCCTTATTGTGCGCGGCGAAAAGCAGGAAATTGTTTCTTATATTAAGCCGTTTCAGCCGCTCATTTTCGATATCCTGCCGCTTACGCTCGAAGAAATTTTCATTTACGAAATGGGGGATGTCGGCTATGCCATCGAAAATATTATCGTTTAA
- a CDS encoding GntR family transcriptional regulator, with the protein MFELDVRSRQPIYEQLVEKMKEMIIREIWKPHEQLPSVRMMAKQLTINPNTIQKAYRELEHQGFIYSIPGKGNFVSPQAKPASQEKIEGIRHDIVRLVAEAFFLGVTKEEVLQWIEQAEQGERGGEIDDSLDERNENI; encoded by the coding sequence ATGTTTGAGTTAGACGTTCGCAGCCGTCAGCCGATTTATGAACAGCTTGTCGAAAAAATGAAAGAGATGATCATCCGCGAAATATGGAAACCGCATGAGCAGCTGCCATCCGTACGGATGATGGCGAAACAATTAACGATTAATCCCAACACGATTCAAAAAGCGTATCGGGAATTAGAGCACCAAGGGTTTATTTATTCGATTCCGGGAAAGGGAAACTTTGTTTCTCCGCAAGCGAAACCAGCAAGCCAAGAAAAAATCGAAGGCATTCGTCACGATATTGTCCGTCTGGTTGCCGAGGCGTTTTTTTTAGGAGTGACCAAAGAGGAAGTACTGCAATGGATCGAACAAGCGGAACAAGGGGAGAGAGGGGGAGAAATAGATGATTCACTTGACGAACGTAACGAAAACATTTGA
- a CDS encoding YetF domain-containing protein, whose amino-acid sequence MKWMHLTVELVTGFVLLFLVVKVAGKKLIHQISPFTFISALVLGELLGNALYDDHVHLWYIIYSISLWGALLLLVEYMNQKWLSFRRFSEGKPTALIRNGVIDYEALKKSRMTLNQLQSLLRQSETFSLREVAYCYLEANGSISVLKKSKYQKTTREDFQLPPQSVYVPITLIRDGKLLTDELRELGKDEEWLQRELRAYGVTSYQEVLIAEWLEGDGLFVQTYS is encoded by the coding sequence ATGAAATGGATGCATTTAACAGTTGAGCTTGTGACAGGATTTGTACTTTTGTTTCTCGTTGTGAAAGTAGCCGGCAAAAAACTGATCCATCAAATAAGCCCATTTACGTTTATTTCAGCGCTTGTATTAGGAGAGCTGTTAGGAAACGCTCTATATGATGATCATGTCCATCTGTGGTATATCATCTATTCGATATCGTTGTGGGGAGCTTTATTATTGCTTGTCGAATACATGAATCAAAAATGGCTCTCGTTTCGCCGCTTTAGCGAGGGAAAACCGACAGCGCTAATCCGCAATGGGGTCATTGATTATGAAGCGTTGAAGAAAAGTCGGATGACGCTCAATCAACTGCAAAGTTTGCTTCGGCAAAGCGAAACGTTTTCCTTGCGGGAAGTCGCTTATTGTTATTTAGAAGCCAATGGTTCGATCAGTGTCTTAAAAAAATCAAAATATCAAAAAACGACGCGGGAAGATTTTCAGCTGCCTCCGCAGTCGGTTTACGTTCCGATTACGCTCATTCGCGATGGAAAGTTGCTTACCGATGAGCTTCGCGAGCTTGGTAAAGATGAAGAGTGGCTGCAACGAGAGCTCCGTGCCTATGGGGTGACATCATATCAAGAAGTTTTAATTGCCGAATGGTTAGAAGGAGACGGCCTATTTGTGCAGACGTATTCGTAA